GCGGCTCGGTCCGGTTCGAGGGCACCGATCTGCTCACCCTGTCCGACCGGCAGATGCGCGATCGCCGTGGCCGTGATCTCGGCATGGTGTTCCAGGACCCGCTGTCCTCGCTGAACCCGGTCATCCCGATCGGGCTGCAGATCACCGAGGTGCTGGAGCGGCACCGGGACCTGCCCCGCAGGAAGGCCCGGATCGAGGCCACCGAACTGCTGGACAAGGTCGGCATCCCGGACCCCTCGCGGCGGCTTTCCGAGTACCCGCACCAGCTTTCCGGCGGGATGCGGCAGCGCGCGCTGATCGCGATCGCGCTGGCCTGTCGTCCGCGGCTGCTCATCGCCGACGAGCCGACCACCGCGCTCGACGTGACCATTCAGGCGCAGATCCTCGCGCTGCTGCGGGAACTGGTGCGTGACACCGGTACCGCGCTGATCATGATCACGCACGATCTCGGCGTGGTGGCCGGGCTGTGCGACGAGGTGAACGTGCTGTACGGCGGCCGGATCGTGGAGCGCAACCAGCGGCACGAGCTGTTCGCGCAGCCGCGGCACCCCTACACGCACGGCCTGCTCGCCTCGATCCCGCGGCTGGACGAGGGACGCGGCGAGAAGCTGGTGCCGATCCGCGGTTCGGTGGCCGACAACATCCCGTGGCAGGGCGGCTGTGCCTTCGCGCCGCGTTGCCCGAACGCCGTGCCGGCCTGCCGGGAGGGTGCCCCGGAACTCGTTCCGGATCGCACCGGCCTGCTGCGCTGCCACAACCCGGTGGAGCCCGTGGTGGCCGCCGGAGGAGGGACCCGATGACGGTGTCGAATCCGCAGACCCCGGCCGCCTCGTCGCCCGCCGGTGAGGTCCTGCTGGAGGTCACCGACCTCAAGGTGCACTTCCCGATCAAGCGCGGGGTGGTCGTCGACCGGACGGTCGGGCACGTGTTCGCGGTGGACGGGGTGGATCTGGCCATCCGGCGCGGCGAGACCTACGGCCTGGTCGGGGAATCCGGCTGTGGCAAGTCCACCCTCGGCCGCGCGATCCTGCGGTTGACCGAGCCGACCGGCGGCCAGGTCGTCTTCGACGGCACGGACGTGGCCCGGCTCAAGGGCGAGCGGCTGCGCCAGGCCCGGCGGCGGATGCAGATGATCTTCCAGGACCCGATGTCCAGTCTCGACCCGCGTCAGTCGGTCGAGTCGATCCTGCTCGAGGGCATGCACGCGCACGGCCTCGACCGGGACAAGGAAGCCACCGGGCGGCGGTTGCGGGAGCTGCTCGCCGCGGTCGGCCTGCCGGAGTCCGCATTGCGGAAGTACCCGCACGAGTTCTCCGGTGGCCAGCGTCAGCGCATCGGCATCGCGCGGGCGCTGGCGGTGGAACCGGACCTGATCGTGGCCGACGAGCCGGTGTCCGCGTTGGACGTTTCGGTGCAGGCGCAGGTGGTGAACCTGCTGGAGGAGCTGCAGCAGGAGCTGGGCCTGACCTACCTGGTGATCGCGCACGATCTGGCCGTGGTGCGGCACATCTCCGACCGGATCGGCGTGATGTATCTCGGCGCGCTGGTCGAGGAGACCGGTTCGGCGGAGCTGTACGAGAACCCGCTGCACCCCTACACACGGGCGCTGCTGTCCGCGATCCCGGTGCCGGATCCGGTGGTCGAGGACAGCCGCGAGCAGATCCTCCTGGCCGGTGACCTGCCGTCCCCGGCCAACCCGCCGAGCGGCTGCCGCTTCCACACCCGGTGCCCGTGGCGGCAGGCCACCCTGTGCGACACCGACCGTCCGCAGCTGCGCGAGATCGGGGACGGGCACCGAGTGGCCTGTCACTACGCCGAGGACGTCCGCGACGGCCTGATCCAGCCGCACAAGGTCGAACCGGAGCTGGTCGAAGCTTCGGTGAACCCGGACGCCGCCGCGCCGGATGTGGGGTCGGTGACCGAGATCCTCTGACGCCGGGTGGGGAGCCGTCCGGCGCGACGGCTCCCGCTCAGGGCTGGAGGTCGACCGCGGCGCGCATCGTGCCGTCCATGGAGAACGGCGTCGAGTTGTGCTCGTGCACGATGCGCCAGCCGTCGTCGCCGTGGCGCAGGACCAGTGTGCTGCGGCACCACGGCGTGAACGGTTCGCTCGCCCCCTGTGACACGGCGGACACCTTCGCCAGTGCGGTCACCACGGCCAGCTCACCCGAAGTGGTGGTGGCTTCGTCGTGATACGTGTAGGAAACCGGGCTCGCGAACGAGCCGAACCACTGCGTGAGGTACTCCGCGGAGTGCGTAGCGGCGGCGCGAGGTCGAACTTCACCGCGCCGGGGGCGTGGCCGGCCCCCAGCCGTGCCGGGTCCTTCGCCTGCATCGCGGCGGTGCGCTCGGCCAGCAGTTCGCGGATCTCTTGCTCGGACCGGGGTTGCCTTCCGCAAGACATCCGACAAACGCCGTTTTTGTATGTTATGTCCAGAAAAATCTGTCTCAAGATGGACCCCACCCCCGACTGAAGGGTGACGCCGGTCGGTGGCGGTCCCCGGTACGCTGCTCAGTACCGGTATGTAACAGGCGAAAAGCAGGGAGTTTGGCGCACGTGAGTATCGAGCACTGGCTGGAGGCGATTCCGCCCATCTCGGTCTACCTGCTGGTCGGCCTCGTGGTGATGATCGAGAGCCTCGGCGTCCCGCTGCCCGGCGAGATCGTGCTGGTGAGCGCGGCGCTGCTGGCGTCCTCGCACGCCGGTCTGAACCCGCTGTGGATCGGCGGACTGGCCACCGCGGGCGCGATCATCGGCGACAGTATCGGCTATGTGATCGGGCGCAAGGGCGGCAAACGGCTCTTCGCCTGGGCGGGCCGCAAGTTCCCCAAGCATTTCGGCCCGTCCCATATCGCGAACGCCGAACGGATGTTCCAGAAGCGCGGGATGTGGGCGGTGTTCTTCGGCCGCTTCGTCGCGGTCCTGCGCATCCTGGCCGGTCCGCTCGCCGGTTCGCTGAACATGCACTACCCGCGCTTCTTCATCGCGAACGCGCTGGGCGGGATCGTGTGGGCGGGTGGCACCACGGCGTTGATCTACTACCTCGGTGTGGTCGCGGACCAGTGGCTGAAGGGCTTCCAGTGGGCCGCGCTCGGCGTGGCGCTGGTGATCGGCGTGGTGGTCACCATCGTGCTGAAGAAGCGGATGAGCCGCGCGCACCCGGAGGAGCACGAGACCACGGAGAAGAACGACGCGGTCGCCTGAATCGCAAACTGTGAAGGGGCCCTTCACGGACTCTGAGTCTGTGAAGGGCCCCTTCACAGCATTACCTCGGCGGACGCGTTCCCTCGAAAAACCCGGACGTAAGCTGTCCGGGTTTCCGGGGAAGCTGGTGTTCAGCCGACGAAGGGAAGCATCGAGATGAGCGGGGAACTGTCCGGCAAGGTCGCACTGGTGGCCGGTGGCACACGCGGGGCGAGCCGGGCGATCGCGGTCGAGCTCGGCCGGGCCGGGGCGCAGGTCTACGTGACCGGCCGCAGCAGCCGGGCCGGGAAGTCCGAAGTGGACCGTCCGGAGACGATCGAGGGCACGGTGGAGCTGATCGAGGCGGCCGGCGGCAAGGGCACCGCGGTGCGGGTCGATCACCTGGACAGCGCCGAGGTGGCCGCGCTCGCGGCGCGGATCGAGGCCGAGCACGGCCGGCTGGATCTGCTCGTCGACGGGATCTGGGGTGGTGATCCCCAACTGGAGTGGGGCAAACCGGTCTGGGCGCACGCGCTGGACAAGAGCCTGCGGATGATCCGGCTGGCGATCGACGCGCACCTGATCACCAGCCACCACCTGCTGCCGCTGCTGATCCGCCGCCCGGGTGGGCTGGTGGTCGAGCTGACCGACGGCACCGCCGAGTACAACGCCGCCTACCGCAAGGGCACCGCACTTTCCTACTACCTGGCCAAAGCGGCCGCGCATCCGCTGGCGGCCGGGGAGGCGGCGGAGCTGGCGGAGTACGGCTGCCACGCGGTCGCGTTCACGCCGGGCTGGCTGCGTTCGGAAGCGATGCTCGACATTTACGGTGTCACCGAAGAGAACTGGCGTGAGGCGACCGCCCGTCAGCCGCATTTCGCGATCTCCGAGACGCCGACCTTCGCGGGGCGTACGGTTGCTGCGCTGGCCGCTGATCCGGATCGTGGCCGCTGGAGTGGTCAGACTGTCTCAAGTGGACAGTTGGCGGCGGTGTACGGGATTGACGACGTGGATGGCAGCCGCCCGGATGCGTGGCGGTATGTGGTGGAAGTGCAGGACACCGGAAAGCCCGCGGACGTGACCGGCTACCGCTGAGTCACCGGTTCCGCTCGGCCAGCATCCGGCCCACCGCGGCGACCAGCCGTTCGGCGCGCATTACCCGGGTCCCGAAGCTTGGCGCCCAGACTGAAGTCCGTGAAGGGGCCCTTCACGGACTCTGAGTCCGTCAAGGGCCCCTGCACAGCCATACCGCAACCAGAGCATCGGGCGTGGATCAGCGGTGTGCCCGGTTGACCGCGCTGACCACCGCGCGCAGCGAAGCGGCGACGATCGACGGGTCCACGCCCACGCCCCAGAACACGCGGTCGGAGATCGCGCATTCGATGTAGGACGCGGCCCGCGAGTCGTCGCCGGGGCTGAGCGTGTGCTCGCTGTAGTCCAGCAGCCGCAGGTCGTAGCCCACAGTGGACAGTGCGTCGAAGAACGCCGCGATCGGGCCGTTGCCGCGGCCGGTGATCTCGTGTTCGTCGCCCTCGACCCGCACCGTGGCCTCGATGTCGTACTCGCCGCCGCCGTTGTCGGTGACTCGCTGCTTGACCAGCTCCAGCGGGGTGGCGGGGTCCAGGTACTCGGCGGAGAACGCGTGCCACATCGTCGCCGGGGCGACCTCGCCGCCCTCGGTGTCGGTGTAGGCCTGCACCACCTTGGAGAACTCGATCTGCAGCCGCCGCGGCAGGTCCAGCTGGTGCTCGGCCTTCATGATGTAGGCCACGCCACCCTTGCCGGACTGCGAATTCACCCGGATCACGGCCTCGTAGCTGCGGCCGACGTCCTTCGGGTCGATCGGCAGGTACGGCACCTCCCAGGCGAACTCCTCGACCGGCGTGCCCGCCTTGCCCGCGGCGTCCTTCAGTGCGTCCAGGCCCTTGTTGATCGCGTCCTGGTGGCTGCCGGAGAACGCGGTGAACACCAGGTCCCCGCCCCACGGCGAACGCTCGTGCACCGGCAGCTGGTTGCAGTATTCGACGGTCCGCTTGATCTCGTCCATGTCGGAGAAGTCGATCTGCGGGTCGATGCCCTGGCTGTAGAGGTTCATGCCCAGCGCGACCAGATCCACGTTGCCGGTGCGCTCGCCGTTGCCGAACAGGCAGCCCTCGATCCGGTCCGCGCCCGCCTGGTACCCCAGCTCGGCCGCGGCGATGCCGGTGCCGCGGTCGTTGTGCGGGTGCAGCGAGAGAATCACCGAGTCACGGCGGGCCAGGTTTCGGCTCATCCACTCGATCGAGTCGGCGTACACGTTCGGGGTGGCCATCTCGACGGTGGCCGGCAGGTTGAGGATCACCGGCTTTTCCGGCGAGGGCTGCCAGATCCCGGTGACCGCGTCGCAGACCTCGACCGCGTAGGACAGCTCGGTGCCGGTGTAGGACTCCGGCGAGTACTGGAAGCGGAAGTCCGTGTCCGGCTGCTTCGCCGCCAGTTCGGCCACCATTTCCGCACCCTGCGTGGCGATCTTCTTGATGCCTTCGCGCTCCTCGCGGAACACCACGCGGCGCTGCAGGATCGAGGTCGAGTTGTAGATGTGCACGATGGCCCGCGGCGCGCCTTCGAGCGCCTGGAAGGTGCGCTCGATCAGCTCCGGGCGGCACTGGCTCAGCACCTGGATGTGCACGTCCTCCGGGATCGCGCCCTCTTCGATGATCTCGCGGACGAAGTCGAAGTCGGTCTGCGAAGCGGCCGGGAAGCCGACCTCGATCTCCTTGTAGCCCATGCGGACCAGCAGGTCGAAGAACTTGCGCTTGCGCGCGGGCGACATCGGGTCGATCAGCGCCTGGTTGCCGTCGCGCAGGTCGACCGCGCACCACAGCGGGGCACGCTCGATGCGCTTGGCCGGCCAGGTGCGGTCGGGCAGGTCGATGTTCTCCACCAGCTGGTGCCACGGCCGGTAGCGATGCACCGGCATGGACGTGCCGCGCTGGGTGTTCCAGGACGGTTGCCCGGCGGGCGCGGGACGTGAGGGCTTGCGAATACGGCTGGTGGACGTGCGGGGATCGGTGCTCATTGCTGGGAATTCTCCTGAGGAGGGGTGCGGTTGACCGGCACCACGAAGCCCCGCGACGAGGAGCCGGTCCGATCAGGCCCCGTCGCGGCAGCGAAGCAGGAGAGCGCAAGCCACGGGCACACCATAACCATGAGCAGGGCCGATTGGGAAGCCGGTGGTGCGATCGAACTGTGACCTCCCGGTGCACGTCCGGGGGTTACCCGCGGGTAGCGGCAGGCTCGGCGACGTGCCATGCTTCCCGGCATGGGCGAGCACACGGAGGCGGCGCAGAAGGAGGAAACCGAGGCGCGTGCGAAGCGGGCTCCGGTGAACTGGCGCCGCACCCGGGAGCAGGCGTGCGGCTTCCTTGCCTCACTCGTGCGCTGGACCGGCCTGGCCTTCGCCGCGATTCTGGTGCTGCACGTGATCTTCGTGATCGGCTCGGCCAACACGGCCAACGGCATCGTCTCGTTCGTCTCCAGCTGGGCCGGCGGCCTGTCACTCGGCTTCCGCGACCTGTTCACCCCGAGCGACGAGAAGCTGCGTGTCCTGGTGAACTTCGGGATCGCGGCGATCTTCTGGCTGATCGTGTCCGGCCTGCTGGCGAGGATCCTCCGCCGCATCGGTGGCGCGGGCGCCTGAACGGCCAGGGGGCACGGCGGTCACCTGTCCCTTGACCCCCGGGCGGATGCGCGCGTTTCCCTTGGGGGACAAGGAAAGCGTGCTGCATCCGGGCGACGGCCTCGTTGCGGTATGGGTCACCCCTTCGAGGCATTCGGGATTCGCCGGTTCGCAGACCTCGCGCACCATCTGCAGACGCGGCCGGGGCTGGGGCTGCCGGTGATGTGCTGCGCCGGCGGGATCGGGACCGGCACCCTGCTGGAGGCGGCATAACGCGGCGGGCTGGTGATTGGGTGGCGCTACGGCATGCGGGCGGGAAGGAGGTGCCCGGCTAGGATGACGACCGTGGGTTCTCCAGGGCGGCGCCGGATCGACGAGATCGGCGACGAGAGTCGTCGGCGGATTCTTGATGCTGCCGAGGAGCTGTTCGCGGAGCGTGGGTTCGACCGCACGTCGTTCATCGACATCTCCGAGCGTTCCGGCATCAGCCGGGGCAGTATCCCGTGGCATTTCAAGAACAAGGATGGCCTCATGGTGGCCGTCGTCGAACGCGCCATGGACCGGTTCAGGGAGTCGGTGCGTTTCGACGACGCGCTGCCGGAGTTGGCCGAAGTCTTCCAGGACTACGCGAAATGGGTGCGGGGCGGCCAGCCGACGCTGCTGTTCATGATGCTGACCGAGGCGCTGGGCAGCGCCGGCGGTGTCCGCGCCCAGTACCAGGAGTTCTTCGCACGCAGTCGCAAGGGCCTCGAACTGTGGTTGCGGGTTCAGCGGCCCGAGGGCGTCGATCCGGCGTTCGCGGCCAAGCAGGAGCGGGACTTCGCGTCCGCGGTCCATGGGGCGATTCTGGGCATCCACCTCGGGGCGCTGATCGACCCAGACGGGGTGGATCTCGACGGATCGTTGCGCGCGATGGCATGCCTGCTGGGCAGGAACGTCGCGGATGTGTGGCGGGAGCAGCCCGCGCCCGCCAAAGTGCGGGCAGGCGCCGCGAACAAGCGCAACGGTACGGGTTCGCGCAAACGCCGCTCCTGAGTCTTCCCGTCGGTAGCGGCGCCATTCGCGAACGCGTCCGCCCGCGCTTTGGTGCGCCATTCCACCCCGGTTGCGTATTCCCGGTCGGGGTGACAGCGTCACCTCTGTATCATTCAACATAGAGTTGGTGACTTTGTTCGCCACGGAGGTGCCGAGCTGAAGTAGCAGTGATTACGCCGTTGTCGGTCATCCGTGTGGGTGGCGTCACAACGCCGGCGTCCCCCACCCGTCCCCGAAGGCGAACTCCGCCAGCGGCAGCCGCCGCCGGGGCGCCAGCTCCCGTTCCACCCGCTTCGGGTCGTCCAGCACCGAAGCGTTCGCCGCGGACCCCACCGCGATCGCGACCCGCGGTATGGCGTCCTCGGGCAGGCCGAACGACGTGCGCACCGCGTCCGGGGAGAAGCCCGCCATCTGGTGCCCGATCAGACCGAGGTCGACCGCCTGCAGCACGAGGTTTTCGCTGGCCAGGCCCAGTCCGTACTCGGCGTAGGGCACCTCGCCCTTCTCGTTCGCGGTCACCATCACCCCGACCAGCAGGGCGCTGGCGCGAAACGCCCAGGCCTGGTTGCCGGAGTTGAGCGCCGCCAGGATACGGGCGAACGCCTGGTCGCCGCGGCGGCCCACGAGGTAGCGCGCGGGCTGGGTGTTGCCGAAGGACGGCGCCCAGCGCGCGGCCTCCAGCAACGCGGTCAGCTGCGCGTCGGTGATCGTGGCCGTCTCGTCGTAGGCACGGGGGCTCCAGCGCTCGGCAATGGCCGGCGCGACGGGGACGCTCGTCTCGGCAGGTTTACGCACGCTGCGCACGGTAGTCCCCCGGTAGTGCGCTCTATCACTCCGGCGGAAGCTCTCCGAGTATTCCGCTGGCGTCAAGGAAGATTTACTTCCGAACGGCGCTGCCGGGGCGGCCTGCATCACTCGATGGGGTGGCGGGTGGAGGCCGCGCCGGTAGGCTTTGTCCAAATGAAGGGACGCGGGGGCTCCTCGGTGCCCGCCAAGGAGCAGACCCGGCCCGTCAAGGAGGTTCGGGCGTGGCCCTCGTGGTCCAGAAGTACGGCGGGTCGTCGCTGGAAAGTGCCGACCGGATCAAGCGCGTGGCGGAACGCATCGTCGCCACCAAGAAAGCCGGCAACGACGTGGTGGTCGTCTGCTCCGCGATGGGTGACACCACCGACGAGCTGCTCGATCTGGCCCAGCAGGTGAATCCGGCGCCACCGGAACGGGAAATGGACATGCTGCTCACCGCCGGTGAGCGCATTTCGAACGCGCTGGTCGCGATGGCCATTTCCGCGCAGGGCGCGCAGGCCTGGTCGTTCACCGGTTCGCAGGCGGGCGTGGTCACCACGTCGGTGCACGGCAATGCACGCATCATCGACGTCACGCCGAGCCGCGTCACCGAGGCGCTGGAACAGGGTTACGTCGCGCTGGTCGCCGGTTTCCAGGGCGTGGCACAGGACACCAAGGACATCACCACCCTCGGCCGCGGTGGTTCGGACACCACCGCGGTGGCGCTCGCCGCCGCGCTGAACGCGGACGCCTGCGAGATCTATTCCGATGTGGACGGTGTGTACACGGCCGATCCGCGAATCGTGCCGGACGCGCGGAAACTCGACACCATCCCGTATGAGGAGATGCTCGAACTGGCGGCGAGCGGGTCGAAGATCCTGCACCTGCGTTCGGTCGAGTA
This Amycolatopsis sulphurea DNA region includes the following protein-coding sequences:
- a CDS encoding nitroreductase family protein, with the translated sequence MRKPAETSVPVAPAIAERWSPRAYDETATITDAQLTALLEAARWAPSFGNTQPARYLVGRRGDQAFARILAALNSGNQAWAFRASALLVGVMVTANEKGEVPYAEYGLGLASENLVLQAVDLGLIGHQMAGFSPDAVRTSFGLPEDAIPRVAIAVGSAANASVLDDPKRVERELAPRRRLPLAEFAFGDGWGTPAL
- a CDS encoding TetR/AcrR family transcriptional regulator; translation: MTTVGSPGRRRIDEIGDESRRRILDAAEELFAERGFDRTSFIDISERSGISRGSIPWHFKNKDGLMVAVVERAMDRFRESVRFDDALPELAEVFQDYAKWVRGGQPTLLFMMLTEALGSAGGVRAQYQEFFARSRKGLELWLRVQRPEGVDPAFAAKQERDFASAVHGAILGIHLGALIDPDGVDLDGSLRAMACLLGRNVADVWREQPAPAKVRAGAANKRNGTGSRKRRS
- a CDS encoding nuclear transport factor 2 family protein, with product MSDVLRKATPVRARDPRTAGRAHRRDAGEGPGTAGGRPRPRRGEVRPRAAATHSAEYLTQWFGSFASPVSYTYHDEATTTSGELAVVTALAKVSAVSQGASEPFTPWCRSTLVLRHGDDGWRIVHEHNSTPFSMDGTMRAAVDLQP
- a CDS encoding aspartate kinase; the encoded protein is MALVVQKYGGSSLESADRIKRVAERIVATKKAGNDVVVVCSAMGDTTDELLDLAQQVNPAPPEREMDMLLTAGERISNALVAMAISAQGAQAWSFTGSQAGVVTTSVHGNARIIDVTPSRVTEALEQGYVALVAGFQGVAQDTKDITTLGRGGSDTTAVALAAALNADACEIYSDVDGVYTADPRIVPDARKLDTIPYEEMLELAASGSKILHLRSVEYARRYGVPIRVRSSYSDKPGTTVAGSIEEIPVEQALITGVAHDRSEAKITVTGVPDHAGAAGKIFRVVADAEIDIDMVLQNVSSTSSGRTDITFTLSKANGAKAVKELERTKAEIGFDSVLYDDHVGKVSLVGAGMRSHPGVTATFCEALATAGVNIEIINTSEIRISVLIRDAQLDEAVRAIHEAFELGGDEEAVVYAGSGR
- the leuA gene encoding 2-isopropylmalate synthase, whose translation is MSTDPRTSTSRIRKPSRPAPAGQPSWNTQRGTSMPVHRYRPWHQLVENIDLPDRTWPAKRIERAPLWCAVDLRDGNQALIDPMSPARKRKFFDLLVRMGYKEIEVGFPAASQTDFDFVREIIEEGAIPEDVHIQVLSQCRPELIERTFQALEGAPRAIVHIYNSTSILQRRVVFREEREGIKKIATQGAEMVAELAAKQPDTDFRFQYSPESYTGTELSYAVEVCDAVTGIWQPSPEKPVILNLPATVEMATPNVYADSIEWMSRNLARRDSVILSLHPHNDRGTGIAAAELGYQAGADRIEGCLFGNGERTGNVDLVALGMNLYSQGIDPQIDFSDMDEIKRTVEYCNQLPVHERSPWGGDLVFTAFSGSHQDAINKGLDALKDAAGKAGTPVEEFAWEVPYLPIDPKDVGRSYEAVIRVNSQSGKGGVAYIMKAEHQLDLPRRLQIEFSKVVQAYTDTEGGEVAPATMWHAFSAEYLDPATPLELVKQRVTDNGGGEYDIEATVRVEGDEHEITGRGNGPIAAFFDALSTVGYDLRLLDYSEHTLSPGDDSRAASYIECAISDRVFWGVGVDPSIVAASLRAVVSAVNRAHR
- a CDS encoding ABC transporter ATP-binding protein, whose product is MTVSNPQTPAASSPAGEVLLEVTDLKVHFPIKRGVVVDRTVGHVFAVDGVDLAIRRGETYGLVGESGCGKSTLGRAILRLTEPTGGQVVFDGTDVARLKGERLRQARRRMQMIFQDPMSSLDPRQSVESILLEGMHAHGLDRDKEATGRRLRELLAAVGLPESALRKYPHEFSGGQRQRIGIARALAVEPDLIVADEPVSALDVSVQAQVVNLLEELQQELGLTYLVIAHDLAVVRHISDRIGVMYLGALVEETGSAELYENPLHPYTRALLSAIPVPDPVVEDSREQILLAGDLPSPANPPSGCRFHTRCPWRQATLCDTDRPQLREIGDGHRVACHYAEDVRDGLIQPHKVEPELVEASVNPDAAAPDVGSVTEIL
- a CDS encoding ABC transporter ATP-binding protein produces the protein MALLEVRDLEVVFQRRGEQPFTAVDGVSFDVEPGQTVGLVGESGCGKSVTSLAIMRLLAKRGNRVGGSVRFEGTDLLTLSDRQMRDRRGRDLGMVFQDPLSSLNPVIPIGLQITEVLERHRDLPRRKARIEATELLDKVGIPDPSRRLSEYPHQLSGGMRQRALIAIALACRPRLLIADEPTTALDVTIQAQILALLRELVRDTGTALIMITHDLGVVAGLCDEVNVLYGGRIVERNQRHELFAQPRHPYTHGLLASIPRLDEGRGEKLVPIRGSVADNIPWQGGCAFAPRCPNAVPACREGAPELVPDRTGLLRCHNPVEPVVAAGGGTR
- a CDS encoding SDR family oxidoreductase → MSGELSGKVALVAGGTRGASRAIAVELGRAGAQVYVTGRSSRAGKSEVDRPETIEGTVELIEAAGGKGTAVRVDHLDSAEVAALAARIEAEHGRLDLLVDGIWGGDPQLEWGKPVWAHALDKSLRMIRLAIDAHLITSHHLLPLLIRRPGGLVVELTDGTAEYNAAYRKGTALSYYLAKAAAHPLAAGEAAELAEYGCHAVAFTPGWLRSEAMLDIYGVTEENWREATARQPHFAISETPTFAGRTVAALAADPDRGRWSGQTVSSGQLAAVYGIDDVDGSRPDAWRYVVEVQDTGKPADVTGYR
- a CDS encoding DedA family protein, producing MSIEHWLEAIPPISVYLLVGLVVMIESLGVPLPGEIVLVSAALLASSHAGLNPLWIGGLATAGAIIGDSIGYVIGRKGGKRLFAWAGRKFPKHFGPSHIANAERMFQKRGMWAVFFGRFVAVLRILAGPLAGSLNMHYPRFFIANALGGIVWAGGTTALIYYLGVVADQWLKGFQWAALGVALVIGVVVTIVLKKRMSRAHPEEHETTEKNDAVA
- a CDS encoding 3-oxoadipyl-CoA thiolase, encoding MGHPFEAFGIRRFADLAHHLQTRPGLGLPVMCCAGGIGTGTLLEAA